From the genome of Aerococcus urinaehominis:
TAGATTTAGACATTTTTTCATTACCTTCACCTAGAATCATACCCTGGTTATAGAGTTTTTGGAAAGGCTCCTTCTCTTTTACAATACCTAAATCATAAAGGAATTTATGCCAGAAACGGGCATACAGTAAATGTAAGACCGCATGCTCGGCACCACCAATATAGAGGTCCACATTCATCCAGTAGTTAGCTGCTTCTTCTGAGATTAAGGCCTCCTGATTGTGAGGATCACAGTAGCGTAAGAAATACCAGGAAGAACCTGCCCATTGTGGCATGGTATTTGTTTCACGACGGCCCTTCATACCAGTTTCCGGATCAATGACTTCCAACCAATCTGTCATATTAGCTAATGGCGATTCACCAGTGCCCGACGGCTGAATATTTTCGGCCTTGGGTAGGGTCACCGGCAAGTCTTCCTCAGGAACAGCAGTAGTTGATCCATCTTCCCAGTGAATAATTGGAATAGGTTCACCCCAGTAACGTTGGCGAGAGAAAATCCAGTCACGCAAGCGGTAGGTCACTTCTTTTTGTCCAGCCCCTTGCGCCTCTAGCATGTCGATTGCCTTGGCAATGGCATCCGCCTCATAAAGGCCGTCTAAGTCTCCCGAATTAATATGCGGGCCATCGCCAGTATAAGCTTCCTTAGTAATATCGCCGCCCTTAACAACAGGGATAATTTCAATATCAAATTTTCTAGCGAAGGCATAGTCCCGATCATCATGGGCTGGTGTACCCATAACAGCCCCAGTACCATAGCTAGCTAGGACATAGTCCGCAATATAGATAGGCATTTCCTTACCTGAAAATGGATTAATGGCATAGGCACCAGTGAATACACCAGTTTTTTCCTTGTCCAGTTCCGTCCGCATCAAGTCAGATTTCTTAGCGGCTTGATCAACGTAGGCAGCTACCGCAGCTTGGTTATCAGAACTAGTAATTTGACTAACCAGCTCGTGTTCAGGTGCTAGGACAATAAAAGTAGAACCAAATAAGGTATCTGGGCGTGTTGTAAAGGCTTCAATGATTTGGTCAAAATCTTTAACCGCAAATTTAACCTTGGCCCCTTGTGAGCGACCAATCCAGTTACGCTGCATTTCCTTAACTGATTCAGGCCAATCTAAATCGTCTAAATCATCCAGTAAACGGTCAGCATAAGCAGTGATTTTTAGAACCCACTGTTTCATTGGTCGGCGCACAACGGGATGATTGCCACGTTCTGACAGGCCGTCAATAACTTCCTCGTTAGCTAGTACTGTTCCAAGCGCCTCACACCAGTTCACCATAATTTCGTCTTCATAGGCTAGACCTTTTTCAAATAATTTTGTAAAGATCCACTGCGTCCACTTATAGTATTCAGGATCTGTCGTATTGATTTCCCGGTCCCAGTCATATGAAAAACCAAGTGATTTAATTTGTCTGGTAAAATTATCGATATTTTTTTCTGTAAATTCTGCCGGGTCATTACCAGTATCCAAGGCATATTGCTCAGCTGGTAAGCCAAAAGCATCCCAACCCATAGGATGGAGTACATTATAGCCTTGGGCGCGCTTCATCCGGCTGACAATATCTGTCGCCGTATAACCTTCGGGGTGGCCGACATGCAGGCCCTGTCCTGATGGATATGGGAACATGTCTAAAGCATAGTATTTGGGTAAACTATGATCTTCAGAAGTTTTAAAAGTTTTATTATCTGCCCAAAAGGCTTGCCATTTGGGTTCAATTGTTTTGTGATTATAAACCATTTTTTTCTCCTTTTTTATATTTATATTAAACAAAAAAAGTCCTATACATCTCAAAAAAGATGTATAGGACGACTCAGCGTGGTACCACCTATCATTATACTTATCTTACCGATAACGTTGGCGTAACGACATGCTTATACCCAGGGCTTTCACATGTTATCCTTTGCTGAGTTCAGCGGTTTCCTTGCTATGCTTGCACCACCCGCATAGTCGCTAATGACCAGAAACCTGCCTACTAGGCAAACTTTTTTATCTAATATTAGACTAATCCTACCACGAATCACTTAAAATCTCAAATTTTATTGCGGAATAGTAATTGCTTGACCTGGCAAGATTAGTGCCTGTTCGTTTTCAAAACCATTAGCAGCTACCAAATCATCTAAGCTAACGCCATTGTTTTGGGCAATCCGATAAAGATTATCGCCTGCTTGAATAGTATAAGTTTGTTGTACTTGGTTGCTAGTTGGTTGAGAAATCGTATGGCTAGCTGGCTGCTCTTGAACCGGATTGGTTACCTCTGGTTGATCTACATGCGCATTAATTGCTTGACTAGGCTGGCTAGCAACCGGCTGTCCAGTAAAGTTTAGGGCTTGACCCAAGTAAATCTGGTCAGATTCTAAACCATTCATGGCCTTTAGTTGGTCCACAGTCAAACCATTTTGCCGGGCAATTTTCCACAAGGTGTCCCCTGGTTGAACTGTATAAGCTGAGCCAGTCGCTTGACTAGGCTGGCTAGTTACCTGACTGCCACTAGTAAAAACTTGGCCAGGGTGAATCAGGTTAGAGGTTAGACCATAGCGGGCTTTCAGTTCGCTCACGCTGGTTCCCAATTCTTGGGCAACCGTATAGAGGCCGTCGCCTGCTTGGACGGTATAAGTCTTAGAGCTATTAGCTTGACTAAGTTGATTTGGCTGGCTTGTTTGACTAGCAGCTGCTGAAAAGACCTGACCAGGATGAATTAAGTCAGATGTTAAACCATAGCGGGCTTTTAATTCGCTCACACTGGTGCCCAACTCTTGGGCAACCGTATACAAACCATCACCGGCTTGGACGGTATAGGTCTTAGTAGACTCACTTTGACCAGCTTGGTTAGCTTGGCTAGTCTGTCCAATTTGACTACCAGAAGTTGAGAAAACCTGACCGGGATGAATTAAATTAGATGTTAGACCATAACGGGCCTTTAATTCACTAACGCTGGTGCCTAACTCTTGGGCAACCGTATACAGGCCGTCACCGGCTTGAACTGTATAGGACTTGCTAGATTTAGCCTGGCTTGGTTGCGTCACTTGACCAGCTTGGCTAGCAGCTGCTGAAAAGACCTGGCCAGGATGGATTAAGTCAGATGTTAAGCCATAACGGGCTTTTAATTCACTAACGCTGGTGCCTAGCTCTTGGGCAACCGTATACAGGCCGTCACCGGCTTGGACGGTATAGTTTTTTTCCCCATGTGACTTTTGTCCTGCTGACGCCGGTTTACTATTTGAAGTCAAGGCAACACCTGGCACATCAAATCGGGTAAGCTGATTCGCTTGAATAATACTATTCAATTTACGACCATATGATGTATCAGTTGCATAACGGCCGGTTAACCAAGCAGTCGCATCCTGGTATGATTTAGTATTGCTTTTCCAAGCGCCTGCATAGTAGTTGGCATTAAAGCTGGGACCATTTTTCAAAACACCTACATAGTCAATCAATGACTCCCGGTATGATGGATATTGGCGGAAACCGTCAACAATGGCATAATAGTTTCCTGACCCATCATCTTCTAAGGTTTTAAAATTAGCAGTTTGACCCTTATAAGCACCCTTGATACCAAATAGGTTATTATAAGGTGCTTGCGACAGCTGACTCGATCCCCAACCTGATTCTAATACAGCTTGGGCAATCATGACTGAAGCATAGAGGTCATTTTGACTAGCCAATTCTTGGGCGTGACCGGTAATTTTGTTTAAGAAGTTAACCTGGTGGCTAGCTAGATTGGTATATTGGTAATCTTTGGCTTGTACTTGGTTCATTTCTTGGCTAGCAGTGTGGACTGCTAGGGCTGATCCTAAAAGGATAGCACTCGTTGTGAGCGCCTTTTGATAATTTTTTTGCTTGGATGTCATTTTGGACTGAATATCCTCCTAATTTGTGATTCATGGGTCAATCTTACCATATCCAATAAGACTTGGAACTCACAAAAAGATAAACTTTTCCCTATTTAGTAATATTTTAATATTCGTAATGAATCTGTAATGAAAGCTTGCTATAATATATTTTATATATGGCCGAATGCTAGGCAAAATTACTAGGAGGATGCTCATGATCGCCAATATTACCCAAATCACCCAAGCGATTATAAAAAGTCAGGTTAATCCAGGCGACCAGGTATTAGATGCTACCCTGGGAAATGGTCATGATAGTCTAGCCTTAGCCAGGCAAATAGGTAGAGAGGGAAAGCTTTACGGTTTTGATATCCAATCCCAAGCCTTAGCTAATACTGAGCAACGCCTAACCGACAATAAATTAGGAAATGTACCTCACCAGTTCTTCCTTGCTTCACATAGCCAAATCAAGGACTATTTACCTGACCAATGCCAATTAAAACTAGTTATATTTAATTTAGGCTATCTTCCCAAGGCTGATAAAACGATTATTACCCAAGCCGATTCTACTTGTCAGGCCATAAGCCAGTGCCTCGATTTACTTGCCAACAAAGGCCTTATTTTAATTGCCAGTTATCTTGGCCATCCAGGTGGCCAGGCTGAACATGGTGCCATTAAGCAACTTTTAGCCAATATTGACCAAGCACATTTTAATGTTGGCGAATTTAATTTTTTAAACCAGGCCAACCAGCCACCCAAATTATTTATTATTGAAAGGAAAAAGTAATGCCTCTAAAAAGCTTCAGCCAAATTGCCCTCTACTTGTGCTTCTCCTTTACGGTCTGCTTACCGGTTCTATTTGACTTCTGCCGTATTGATATGATGTCCTGGCCAATTTATCTGCTAGCCCTCATTTTAACCGCCAGCTACTATTTAATTTTTAACCTCTGTAGCCAACAATATTACCTGCATTGCTTGCATGAATTTAAACACTTCCTGCTTCTAGATGTTGTATGTCTTGGCTTAATATTGATCTTTGCTAAATTAGCTTCTCTAGGCGTCGCTTTTTCTCTGCTAATTGCCCTATTAATTATCCACACAGTTATTCTTAGCGATACTATGGCCCCCTGTCTAAGTCAGTTTGTTTTTTCCGCAGTGATTCTAGGCCTAATCAACCTTTACGAAATTGCCCATCTTGATTTAAGCTTGATCGGTCTAAATTTTGCTTTACTCCTACTAAACTTTGCCTTTTTGCTTATTCTCAGCTTAGTGGGCAAGGTTAAAATTTCCCCTACTTTTAGCAAGGGACAATATATACTTATTGCCTGTTTGAGCTTCATCTTAGGACTAGTGCTCCTAAATATGCAAACCAGCCTTTCCTGGTTACAACAAATCAGTTTGCTAGCAGCTTACATTGTCACTTTTATCCTGGCAGTTGCTAATAAGAAAATATTATCTAAATAAAAAAAGGCCCGCAACGGGGCCTTTTTTATTTAGTCTTTAGTTACGTTAACTGCTTGTGGACCACGTTGGCCAGCTTCAATTTCAAAGCTAACTTGTTGTCCTTCTTCAAGAGTTTTGAAACCTTCTCCTTGGATAGCGGTAAAGTGTACAAATACATCTTCTTGACCTTCACGCTCGATAAAGCCAAAACCTTTTTCAGCGTTAAACCATTTAACTGTTCCTTGTTCCATTATAAATATCCTCCTTGTGCACTTGCACGTATTGATTGGAGATTTTGCTAGTGTAAAAACAGTTGAAATATCGCTGATGCTTAGTTTTAACTCTCATCTTCATAAAATCATTAAACGTTTTTTCTATCAAAATAACCATGAATAATCATAACACTTAATATTTTTACCTGCAAGCAATATGGCTCAGAGCCTACATATGCCCCATTTCTTTTAATGAAATAAAGTCTAGGCCCCCCACAATAATGTGGTCTAAAACTTCAATGCCAATTAATTCTCCATTAGCAATTAGCCTTTGGGTAAAGTTAATATCTGCTTGAGAAGGACTAGGATCCCCAGATGGATGATTATGACCCACAATCAAGCGAGCGGCCGCTAACCTAACTCCCTCCCTAAAAATCTCTCTCGGATGAGCGACACTCATATTAAGTGAGCCAATAAATAGAGTCTGGTAGCGAATAATTTGATTTTTGGTATTAAGGTACATCACATGAACCTGTTCTTGCTGAAATTCATGTAATTCAGATACAAAAAATTGGCCAGCTTGATCAGTTGATGTTATTTGTCCCATCTTTTCCTGGCTAGCACCATAAATGCGCCGGCCTAATTCGATAGCCGCCCGTAACTCGACTGCCTTAGCCGGACCTATCCCTTTAATCATTAAGAGATCCTGGTAAGTCGCCTGTTTAAGAGCATAGAGGCTATTAAAAGATTTTAAAATATCCATGGCCAAATGCAAAACAGATCGGTTTTTGCTACCTGACCCTAATAGGATGGCTAAGAGTTCATAAGTTGCTAGGGACCTCTCCCCATTAATCACTAATCTTTCTCGCGGTTTCATTTCATTAGGTAGTTCATGAATTTTAGGTAACATGGCTTCCCTCCTCATCTATAAATACGAGAAAGAGGAGGGATTTTTCTTTTTCCGGTTTAAAGCCTAAATGCTATGTACTAAAACTAATTAATAAATGGTAGGCCATCATCAAGGTCTACGACAATGGCCTTGGTGCGGTGGAGATCATCGTCATTAGGCGCTTGCAAATCAGGCACCATGATTACCTCAATACCGGCTCGCCAAGCTGCCTCAACACCTATTGATGAATCTTCAAAGACAATGGCCTGGTCACCTGTTAGTCCAGTTTGTTCTAAGCAGGCCAGATAGATATCTGGTGCGGGCTTAGGCTCCGCTACATCACTCGCTGTAATCAAACCGTCAATATAATAGTCAATACCAGCCGTTTTCAATAATTGTTCCGCAATATGCCGCCTAGAGCTAGTGGCAACATAACACAGAATTTCCTGTCCCTCTAAGGTATGGAGTACCTCCATCAGACCTGATTTAACCTGAGTTTTTGAATTAGCAATTAAACGTTCATAGTGACTATAGGCCTGATTAAAAATCTGGTCTCCCAATTCAGGACTGCCTGCAATTTTTGCAAAGCCCAGCTGGGTTTCTTCATCACTTTTCCCTACAAAATCTAGGTAATCCTCCTGGTTAAAGTCAATCCCATGTTCAGCAAATGCGGCCTGGTTGGCCTGGAAATAGCTACGTTCCGTATCAAACATGGTCCCATCCATGTCGAAAATCACGAGTTTTTTCATGGCTTAATCCTCTTATTTCTTTAACTCAGCAATTCGCTCCTGGGTAGCAACTAGCTTAGCTTGATAGTCGCGTCCCTTTTCGCGTTCACCATTGACCACGGCTTCAGGGGCATTGTTGACAAATTTCTCATTGGCTAATTTTTTCTCAACTCGGTCAACTTCTTTTTGCCATTTATCTAATTCACTTTCGAGACGGGCAATCTCGGCTGCGATATCAATAAAGCCAGCCAAGGGTAGATAAATCTTACCTCCTGTAAAGAAGAGAGTTACAGCCTGGTCAGGCACTTGGATATCAGTTGCCATTTCTAACTGATCTGGATTACAGAAGCGTTCAATATAAGCCTGGTTGTCTACCAACATGGTTAGCGTCGCTTGATCATCTGCCTCCACTAGCATATCGATGGCTTTGGATAAAGCTACATTTTGTTCATTGCGGGCTTGACGCACAGCACGAATCAGAGAAATTAACTGGTCCATGCTCTTGGCTGCTGCCTCATCCACCTGGTCAGCCTGATAGCTAGGATAAGCTGCTGTCACAATCGACTCCCCTTGATGAGGGACATGTTGCCAAATTTCTTCGGTCACAAAAGGCATAATTGGATGTAATAAACGCAGGATATTGTCAAGAGTATAAGCCAACACACTGCGTGTCGTTAACTTGGCTGCCTCATCATCACCATTAAGCACCTCTTTAGACATTTCAATATACCAGTCACAGAAATCATCCCAAATAAAGTGGTAGAGAATATCGCCGGCAATACCAAATTCAAACTTATCGAAGTTATCAGTAACTTTTTGGATGGTGTGGTTGAGATGGGTCAAAATCCACTTATCAGCAATTGAATCGACTCCTGATAGGTCAATTTCTTCATAGGTCAAGCCATCTAAGTTCATTAAGGCATAGCGGGAAGCATTCCAAATCTTATTGATAAAGTTCCAGGCCGCCTCTAAACGGTCTGTATTATAACGAATATCTTGACCTGGGGTTGAACCAGTCGCTAGGAACCAGCGTAGCGAATCGGCTCCATACTCATTAACCACATCCATAGGATCAACACCGTTACCTAATGACTTAGACATCTTACGCCCCTGACTATCCCGAATTAGACCGTGGATTAGCACATTTTCAAAAGGTGCTTGTTCAGTAAATTCCAAGGATTGGAAAATCATCCGTGAGACCCAGAAGAAGATAATATCATAGCCTGTTACTAGGGTATTGGTTGGGAAATAGCGTTTAAAATCAGCCGAATCGGTATCTGGCCAACCCATAGTTGAGAACGGCCATAAAGCACTAGAAAACCAGGTATCTAACACATCTTGCTCTTGGTCCCAGTTTTCAGCATCAGCTGGTTCTTCCATACCAACATATACTTGGCCGGTTTCCTTATGATACCAAGCTGGAATCTGGTGACCCCACCATAGTTGACGTGAAATTACCCAATCATGGACATTTTCCATCCAAGATAGGAAAGTTTGTTCAAAACGTTCAGGATAAAAATCTACTCTTTGGTCGGTATCCTGGTTAGCAATCGCGGCTTTAGCCAATTGGTCCATCTTTACAAACCACTGGGTTGATAAGCGTGGCTCAACAACGGCGTCAGAACGTTCAGAGTGACCGACTGAGTGGGTGATATCTTCCGTTTTAATCAAGAAACCTTCAGCCTCTAAATCTGCAACAATAGCTTTACGGCAATCTTCTCGCGTCATGCCTTCATACTTGCCAGCTTGGCTATTCATGGTAGCATCAGGGTTCATCACATTAATACGCTCTAAGTCATGGCGGTTACCAACCGCAAAGTCATTAGGATCATGGGCGGGTGTAATCTTAACCACACCAGTCCCAAAGTCCATATCAACATAATCATCAGCTACAATTGGGATTTCCCGACCAACTAGAGGTAAAATAACTGTCTTACCCACGAGGTCTTGGTAGCGGTCGTCCTTAGGATTAACTGCTACAGCTGTATCTCCTAGCATCGTTTCAGGTCGAGTGGTCGCCAATTCTAAATAGCCAGACCCATCTGCTAAAGGATAACGTAGGTGCCAAAAATGCCCTTGGTCTTCTTTATAGACAACTTCAATATCTGATAAGGCAGTTTGGAAAACCGGGTCCCAGTTGATAATATACTCACCACGGTAAATATAGCCCTTGTTATAAAGGTCAACAAAAACGCGCCGCACAGCCTCATTCAGACCTTCATCTAAGGTAAAGCGCTCCCGGTCATAGTCAACTGAAATCCCCATTTTAGCCCATTGGTCACGGATAGTTTGTGCATATTCTTCTTTCCATTCCCAGGTTTTTTCAATAAATTTCTCCCGGCCTAAGTCATAACGTGACAAGCCCTCTTCAGCTCTTAATTTTTCCTCAACCTTGGCCTGGGTGGCAATACCCGCATGATCCATGCCCGGTAACCACAGCGTATCATAACCCTGCATCCGCTTTTGACGGATAATCATATCTTGCAAGGTTACATCCCAGGCATGGCCAAGATGCAGGCGTCCAGTAACATTGGGAGGCGGAATAACAATAGAATAGGGCTCGGCCTCTGGATCCTCGCTAGGCTTGAAGACATCCTTAGCTAGCCAATCTTGGTAACGGCCAGCCTCAACTTCATTGGGCTGGTATTTCGTTGACATATTAATTTCTTGCATCTTATCTCTCCTTATCTCTTCAATAAAAAAGACCCTATTCTGCCTTGCAGAATAGGGTGCAGTGCACGGTACCACCTATTATTCACTCAATTGATAACGGTATGCACCGGACACTTGGTCAGTTCGCTAGCAACTATAAACAGTATCTGGGTGGGCTTGCACCAACTCCCACTCGCTAAACCAGCATCCTGCCTAACCTCTAACGCAATCTTTTCAACTCATTTTATCATGACCTTATTAATTATTCAAACTAAGTCTAACGGCGTTTAACCTTACCCTGCCAATTAGCCATACCACCTTTAAGAATGTAGAGCTGAGACTTATCATAGCCAGCTTTTCTCAGTAGACGGGCGGCTCGACTAGCTAAAAGGGCCCCATCATCGTACAAGTAAATCGGCTGGCGCTTATTAAAGCCAGGTGCGCCAGCTTGGTGGATTTGACTATAAGGTACATTCCGAGCGCCTAAAATATGAGCTGACCGGAACTCTTGCGGCTCCCTAACATCAACAACCTGGGCCTGGCGCATACTAGCGGCAAAATCCTCTTGGCTAATTTCATTAGCAGCATTGCGACGTAAAAAATAAGATACTAACCAGTAAATACCGTAAGCAATAATAAAAATCCATAAAATTAAAGTAATCCATGAAAAAACAGACATTCATTCTTTCCCTTCTAAAGTAGAGTAAACGCTAAGGAGGCTGCCCCAATAACCCCGGCCTCAGAGCCCAGTTGCGCAATAGCTATCTGAGTTGATTCAGCTATTGCCGGATAGGCTGCTTGTTTAAAGAGGGGCACTAACTTATCCAATAGATACTGGCCAGCATTAGCTACGCCGCCTCCAATTAATATGACTTGAGGATGGGTGACACTAGCCATTTGTCCTAGTGAGTGTGCTAGATAAGTTAAGCTAGTTTCCAAAGCATAGTCAGCAAAATCATCCCCAGCCTGAGCAGCTAGGACTAAATCGTAACTAGTCACTTTTTGACCAGCTTGATAAGCAGCTGCTAGAGATGATGGTGCACCTTGCCAATCCTTATGTAAATCTGCGGCTAAACGCGCTATCCCATTAGCCGAAGCCACCGTTTCCAAACAACCTGTTTGGCCACAGGTACATTGGTAACCATCTGCTTGCGCAAACATGTGGCCGACCTCTCCAGCTGCGCCCATACCAACAACTAGATGGCCATCTACAATAACACCGCCACCAACACCTGTTCCCAGGGTGACCATGATTATATCGGGACAATCCTTAGCGGCGCCCAGGAATTGCTCGCCCATAGCTGCGACATTAGCATCGTTTTCAATGGCGACCGGCAGTTGACGGCCCAGGCCCTCCTGAATGGCCTGCCTAACAGGTTGGCTGTCCTGCCAATTTAAGTTGTAGGCCCCCTTTACCTGGCCTAGATCGTGGTCAATGGTACCAGGCGACCCCATACCAATTGCTTTAATCTCATCCAAACTTAAATTAAGTTGACCTAGTCTATCTATAATAGTAGCTACAATGTCATTGACAATATGCTGACCTTGGTCGGAAACATCAGTAGGAATCGACCATTGGTCAAGTACTTGTCGCTGACTATCAACTACAGCTAATTTGACGCTAGTGCCGCCTAGGTCAATGCCAATAACTTTATCTGCCATAATCTAACCTCCTAGTTAATTACTAATATTATAACAAGGATTGCCCAATATAGCACGAAACTAATTAAGCGCTGCCATTTACTTAAAGCATCAGTTCGCCCTAGCATATAATAGCTAGCCAAAAAACCTCCCAAGGCACCACCAAGATGGCCCCAAATATCTACACCGCCCATAAAAATATTCATTAGCAAGTTAACCAATAAGAGGGCCTGATACTGGCTGCCTAGGTATTGAAAACCCGAATGGTTAGGAAAAATCCGCTTCAAGGCAATAAATAAAGCAAATAAGCCAAATAATGAAGTCGAAGCACCTGCTGAGATTGCCCCAGGATTAAACTGGTAGGAAAGTGCATTACCCATTAGGCCTGCCAAGAGATAAAAGAGAGCAAACCGCCAGTGACCGAGAACTCCCTCTGCTAAACTGCCTAGATAATAAAGGGTCAGCGAGTTGACTAAAAGATGGCTAAAACCAATATGGATAAAGATTGGTGTAATTAAACGCCAGTATTGGCCCATATCAATTAACAAATTGGACCGGGCCCCAAACTGTAGCAGGACTAGACTAGATGTTGATCCCCCCTGGATCTCCATTAATAAAAATACCAGTAGCTGAATTGCTAGGAAGGCCCAAGTGACATAGTTTTTTTCCCTCATTGATTTTCCTTTCCGAGCTTATAATAAAAGCCCAAGCAACCAAGTCGCTTAGGCTCAATCTCTATTTACGTACTTCGCGGAATAAGCAAACCTTACGTAATTTAGGGCTATATTTTTTTAATTCTAAACGGTCTGGGTTATTACGACGATTCTTTTCAGTTAAGTAGATACGTTCGCCTTTTAACTCAGTGTTTTCCATTAAAATATTAACGCGCATTCGTTCTCCTCCATACTTTTAAAAATTATACTAGAATAGTATATCACATTTGATAAGCAGATGCAAAATGAACTTGGTTAACTAATCGCTAACCTCAGTACCGGCAACCTCTTCTGTTTCATCAGCAGACTGGTTAGCGTTAGCCTCTGTCTCACCACTAGCCACTTGAACTGGCCCCCGGTTAAAATAAGCATCAAAGACGCTACGACTCAACACTTGGGCCGAAGATTCCTGCACCTTAGTATTAATGTTAGGAATCACGATGGCAATCGCAATCTCAGGATTGTTATAAGGCGCATAACCGACAAAGGTAGAATTTTCCAGACCCACCTCGCCTAGCTCGGCCGTTCCTGATTTACCAGCTACCTCGACATTAAAACCCTGGTACTGGCTATAGGCCAAACCGTTACTCCGATTCACATTAGCATGGAAACCAGCCTGAATCCGGGCCAGTTCCTCTTGGCTGATAGTCACCCGGTTAAGCACTTGGGGCTGAGCTAAATAAAGCACTTGGCCTGGCGTCTCATCATGATTTTCCTCTCTAACTTCTTTCAGGAGATGAGGGGCAATTCTCACCCCATTATTAGCAATTGTCGCCACATACTGGGCTAGCTGCATTGGGGTATAGGTATCAAACTGGCCAAAAGACAAGTCCAAGGCATTACCTGGATTATCACCGATACCGCCATTAAAACCAGTTCCTTCTTGGGGCAAATCAATACCTGTTTCAACACCTAAGCCAAATTGGGCATAAACATAGCGTAACTTATTGTAGAGGTTTTGATACAGGCCGCCTAAGTCCATGCCAGGCTCATAGTAGTTCAAGCCACCAATCTCCATGGCCAACTTAATCATATAAATATTAGATGATTCAGCAAGCGCATTAATATCATTCAAATCACGTGGTCGGCTA
Proteins encoded in this window:
- the leuS gene encoding leucine--tRNA ligase, giving the protein MVYNHKTIEPKWQAFWADNKTFKTSEDHSLPKYYALDMFPYPSGQGLHVGHPEGYTATDIVSRMKRAQGYNVLHPMGWDAFGLPAEQYALDTGNDPAEFTEKNIDNFTRQIKSLGFSYDWDREINTTDPEYYKWTQWIFTKLFEKGLAYEDEIMVNWCEALGTVLANEEVIDGLSERGNHPVVRRPMKQWVLKITAYADRLLDDLDDLDWPESVKEMQRNWIGRSQGAKVKFAVKDFDQIIEAFTTRPDTLFGSTFIVLAPEHELVSQITSSDNQAAVAAYVDQAAKKSDLMRTELDKEKTGVFTGAYAINPFSGKEMPIYIADYVLASYGTGAVMGTPAHDDRDYAFARKFDIEIIPVVKGGDITKEAYTGDGPHINSGDLDGLYEADAIAKAIDMLEAQGAGQKEVTYRLRDWIFSRQRYWGEPIPIIHWEDGSTTAVPEEDLPVTLPKAENIQPSGTGESPLANMTDWLEVIDPETGMKGRRETNTMPQWAGSSWYFLRYCDPHNQEALISEEAANYWMNVDLYIGGAEHAVLHLLYARFWHKFLYDLGIVKEKEPFQKLYNQGMILGEGNEKMSKSKGNVVNPDDVVNQYGADTLRLYEMFMGPLDASIAWSESGLEGARKFLDRVWRLLIDEEGRLRDRITTINTGDLDKVYNETVKKVTQDYENLHFNTAISQMMVFVNEANKAESIPYDYAKGFVQLLAPIAPHLGEELWERLGNEGGISYVAWPEYDEAKMQDDSVEIVVQINGKIKARMTVDAGLAKEDLEAVALADSSIKAELADLTIRKVIAVPDKLVNIVAN
- a CDS encoding muramidase family protein, with the translated sequence MTSKQKNYQKALTTSAILLGSALAVHTASQEMNQVQAKDYQYTNLASHQVNFLNKITGHAQELASQNDLYASVMIAQAVLESGWGSSQLSQAPYNNLFGIKGAYKGQTANFKTLEDDGSGNYYAIVDGFRQYPSYRESLIDYVGVLKNGPSFNANYYAGAWKSNTKSYQDATAWLTGRYATDTSYGRKLNSIIQANQLTRFDVPGVALTSNSKPASAGQKSHGEKNYTVQAGDGLYTVAQELGTSVSELKARYGLTSDLIHPGQVFSAAASQAGQVTQPSQAKSSKSYTVQAGDGLYTVAQELGTSVSELKARYGLTSNLIHPGQVFSTSGSQIGQTSQANQAGQSESTKTYTVQAGDGLYTVAQELGTSVSELKARYGLTSDLIHPGQVFSAAASQTSQPNQLSQANSSKTYTVQAGDGLYTVAQELGTSVSELKARYGLTSNLIHPGQVFTSGSQVTSQPSQATGSAYTVQPGDTLWKIARQNGLTVDQLKAMNGLESDQIYLGQALNFTGQPVASQPSQAINAHVDQPEVTNPVQEQPASHTISQPTSNQVQQTYTIQAGDNLYRIAQNNGVSLDDLVAANGFENEQALILPGQAITIPQ
- a CDS encoding class I SAM-dependent methyltransferase gives rise to the protein MIANITQITQAIIKSQVNPGDQVLDATLGNGHDSLALARQIGREGKLYGFDIQSQALANTEQRLTDNKLGNVPHQFFLASHSQIKDYLPDQCQLKLVIFNLGYLPKADKTIITQADSTCQAISQCLDLLANKGLILIASYLGHPGGQAEHGAIKQLLANIDQAHFNVGEFNFLNQANQPPKLFIIERKK
- a CDS encoding cold-shock protein, with protein sequence MEQGTVKWFNAEKGFGFIEREGQEDVFVHFTAIQGEGFKTLEEGQQVSFEIEAGQRGPQAVNVTKD
- the radC gene encoding RadC family protein codes for the protein MLPKIHELPNEMKPRERLVINGERSLATYELLAILLGSGSKNRSVLHLAMDILKSFNSLYALKQATYQDLLMIKGIGPAKAVELRAAIELGRRIYGASQEKMGQITSTDQAGQFFVSELHEFQQEQVHVMYLNTKNQIIRYQTLFIGSLNMSVAHPREIFREGVRLAAARLIVGHNHPSGDPSPSQADINFTQRLIANGELIGIEVLDHIIVGGLDFISLKEMGHM
- a CDS encoding HAD family hydrolase, which gives rise to MKKLVIFDMDGTMFDTERSYFQANQAAFAEHGIDFNQEDYLDFVGKSDEETQLGFAKIAGSPELGDQIFNQAYSHYERLIANSKTQVKSGLMEVLHTLEGQEILCYVATSSRRHIAEQLLKTAGIDYYIDGLITASDVAEPKPAPDIYLACLEQTGLTGDQAIVFEDSSIGVEAAWRAGIEVIMVPDLQAPNDDDLHRTKAIVVDLDDGLPFIN